From Corvus moneduloides isolate bCorMon1 chromosome 4, bCorMon1.pri, whole genome shotgun sequence, one genomic window encodes:
- the PHETA2 gene encoding sesquipedalian-2 — protein sequence MKLNERSVAHYATCDSPADHAGFLRKRVERHHHHAHHHGASYQRRWFVLKGNLLFYFEERESREPVGLVVLEGCTVELCEAAEEFAFAIRFDDAGARAYVLVADGQAAMEAWVKALSRASFDYMRLVVRELEKQLEEACKSLAACRKSPRRSSSSGRKRHLSNPALLPLQEKPTTLENGYSTWGSGGCVAGGATCTDYDGGQTKPPPLPPRRRSGASSTTGSPAPSLSPTMLESPVSPETICFSKLHNWYGQEIAVLRREWQERQKRGHP from the coding sequence GAGCGGAGTGTGGCCCACTATGCCACCTGTGACTCGCCCGCTGACCATGCCGGCTTCCTGCGCAAGCGGGTGGAGCGGCACCACCACCATGCCCACCACCATGGCGCCTCCTACCAGCGCCGCTGGTTCGTCCTCAAGGGCAACCTCCTCTTCTACTTTGAGGAGCGGGAGAGCCGGGAGCCCGTGGGGCTGGTGGTCCTGGAGGGCTGCACCGTGGAGCTGTGCGAGGCTGCTGAAGAGTTCGCCTTTGCCATCCGCTTTGATGACGCTGGTGCCAGGGCTTATGTGCTGGTGGCTGACGGGCAGGCTGCCATGGAGGCCTGGGTGAAGGCACTCTCACGGGCCAGCTTCGACTACATGCGGCTGGTGGTaagggagctggagaagcagctggaggaggccTGCAAGAGCTTGGCCGCTTGCCGTAAGTCTCCACGGAGGTCCTCCTCCTCTGGCAGGAAGAGGCATCTCTCCAACCCTGCCTTGCTGCCTCTCCAGGAGAAGCCCACCACCCTGGAGAATGGTTACTCCACATGGGGTAGTGGTGGTTGTGTCGCCGGTGGGGCCACCTGCACTGACTATGATGGGGGGCAAACTAAGCCCCCGCCCCTGCCTCCACGCCGGCGCTCGGGCgccagcagcaccacaggaTCCCCAGCACCTAGCCTCTCACCCACCATGCTGGAGAGCCCAGTGTCACCAGAAACGATCTGCTTCTCCAAGCTGCACAACTGGTACGGGCAGGAGATCGCGGTGCTGAGACGGGAgtggcaggagaggcagaagaGGGGACACCCGTGA
- the SMDT1 gene encoding essential MCU regulator, mitochondrial: protein MAAAAGRLLAATVARSGRAGWGEPCRASVVPLVPSRGAIVTRSGAILPKPVKTPFGLLRVFSVVIPFLYVGTQISKNFAALLEEHDIFVPEDDDDDD, encoded by the exons ATGGCAGCGGCAGCCGGGCGGCTCCTGGCGGCGACCGTGGCTCGCTCGGGCCGTGCGGGCTGGGGCGAGCCGTGCCGGGCCTCGGTCGTGCCGCTGGTGCCCTCCCGGGGCGCCATCGTCACCCGCAGCGGCGCCATTTTGCCCAAGCCAGTTAAG ACGCCCTTCGGCCTCCTCAGAGTGTTCAGCGTCGTGATCCCTTTCCTGTATGTTGGTACTCAGATCAGTAAGAACTTTGCAGCCTTACTTGAAGAACATGATATCTTTGTCCCAGAGGATGACGATGACGATGATTAA
- the NDUFA6 gene encoding NADH dehydrogenase [ubiquinone] 1 alpha subcomplex subunit 6, with protein MAVAGKGVVSAAVKPIFSRDLGEAKRRVRELYRAWYREVPNTVHLYQLDITVKQGRNKVREMFMKNAHVTDPRVIDMLVIKGKMELQETIHVWKQRTHVMRYFHETEPPQPKDFLSKFYAGHNP; from the exons ATGGCGGTGGCGGGCAAGGGAGTTGTGTCGGCCGCCGTGAAGCCGATCTTCAGCCGGGACCTGGGCGAGGCGAAGCGGCGAGTCAGGGAGCTGTATCGGGCCTGGTACCGCGAGGTGCCCAACACGG TGCACCTGTACCAGCTGGACATCACGGTGAAACAGGGGCGTAACAAGGTGCGGGAGATGTTCATGAAGAATGCCCACGTTACGGATCCACGCGTGATAGACATGCTGGTTATTAAG GGCAAAATGGAGCTTCAAGAAACCATTCACGTCTGGAAGCAGAGGACTCACGTCATGAGGTACTTCCACGAGACGGAACCCCCGCAACCTAAAGACTTTCTGTCCAAATTCTATGCGGGCCACAATCCCTGA
- the LOC116443425 gene encoding cytochrome P450 2D14-like, translating to MALLLWLGSQLSSIWSNISILGIFLTVFTLLLDFMKRRKKWSRYPPGPASLPFVGTMFSIDFHKPHHSFSQLQKKFGNIFSLQNCWTNLVVLNGYKTVKEALVHKSEDFADRPYFPIYEHMGYGENSEGIVVARYGHVWKELRRFALSTLRNFGMGKKSLEERVVEEAGFLCSAVKSKEGKSFDIHVLLNNAVCNIICTIVFGDRFDYGDGTFKRLSQLVQDSLDQETGFLPQLLNAVPILVRIPGLPQKVFQGQRELMDFIDVVIDKHMKTWDPAHTRDLTDVFLKEMEKGKAAEENGFHYNNLRLVAVDLFTAGSETSSTTLRWALLYMLLHPEIQSKVQAEIDNVIGRERPPTMKDQASMPYTNAVIHEVQRYGDIAPVGLPHMTYRDTELQGFFIPKGTTIITNLSSVLKDETLWEKPQEFYPEHFLDTNGQFVKPEAFLPFSAGRRACPGEQLARMELFLFFTSLLQKFTFVLPEDQPRPREDGHFALTNSPHPYMLRALPR from the exons ATGGCATTGCTCCTGTGGCTGGGGTCCCAGCTGTCATCCATCTGGAGCAACATCTCTATACTGGGAATTTTTCTTACAGTGTTTACTTTACTGCTTGACTTCATGAAGCGCAGGAAGAAGTGGAGCCGTTACCCGCCGGGCCCAGCGTCGCTGCCGTTCGTCGGGACCATGTTCTCCATTGACTTCCACAAGCCCCACCACTCCTTCAGCCAG CTTCAGAAGAAGTTTGGAAACATCTTCAGTCTCCAGAACTGCTGGACCAACCTGGTAGTGTTGAATGGGTATAAAACAGTGAAGGAAGCCCTGGTCCACAAATCGGAGGACTTTGCTGACCGGCCATACTTTCCAATATATGAACATATGGGCTATGGAGAGAATTCTGAAG GGATTGTTGTAGCAAGATACGGGCATGTCTGGAAGGAGCTAAGGAGATTTGCACTCTCTACCCTGAGGAACTTTGGGATGGGAAAGAAATCCTTGGAGGAGCGAGTGGTAGAGGAAGCTGGATTTCTTTGTTCTGCAGTCAAGTCTAAAGAAG gTAAATCTTTTGATATACATGTTCTTCTAAATAATGCTGTCTGCAACATAATCTGCACCATTGTCTTTGGAGACCGTTTTGACTACGGTGACGGAACATTCAAGAGGCTGTCACAGTTAGTTCAAGATTCCCTGGATCAAGAAACTGGATTCCTGCCTCAG CTTCTTAATGCTGTGCCCATTTTGGTGCGCATCCCTGGACTCCCACAGAAGGTCTTTCAAGGACAAAGGGAGTTGATGGACTTCATAGATGTGGTCATAGACAAGCATATGAAGACCTGGGACCCTGCTCACACCCGAGATCTCACAgatgtgtttttaaaggaaatggagaag GGTAAGGCAGCTGAAGAGAATGGGTTCCACTATAACAACCTTCGTCTGGTGGCTGTAGACCTGTTTACAGCTGGTTCTGAGACCAGCTCCACCACTCTCCGATGGGCATTGCTGTATATGCTTCTCCACCCAGAAATACAGA GTAAGGTCCAGGCAGAGATTGATAATGTGATTGGCAGAGAGAGACCCCCCACCATGAAGGACCAAGCAAGCATGCCTTACACTAATGCTGTGATCCATGAAGTGCAACGCTACGGGGATATTGCTCCTGTTGGGCTACCTCACATGACATACCGGGACACAGAGTTGCAAGGCTTCTTTATTCCCAAG GGGACAACAATCATCACCAACTTGTCTTCCGTGCTGAAGGATGAGACACTCTGGGAGAAACCACAGGAGTTTTACCCTGAACACTTCCTGGATACAAACGGGCAGTTTGTGAAACCAGAGGCCTTCCTGCCCTTCTCAGCAG GTCGCCGTGCCTGTCCAGGAGAACAGCTGGCCAGGATGgagctctttcttttctttaccaGTCTCTTGCAGAAATTCACTTTCGTGCTCCCTGAGGACCAGCCCAGGCCGCGGGAGGACGGTCACTTTGCTCTCACGAACTCCCCACACCCATACATGTTGCGAGCTCTCCCAAGATGA